In one Lachnospiraceae bacterium GAM79 genomic region, the following are encoded:
- a CDS encoding NAD-dependent epimerase/dehydratase family protein — protein MKVAVTGAGGYIGRFVVKTLVDQGHEVVAIDFVHQGIDERAKICDVNIFSGEPDVYEKMGCPDSVIHLAWKDGFVHNSNAHMDNLSSHYKFLRNLVDAGCKNISVMGTMHEIGFYEGKIDENTPCNPLSQYGIAKNALRQALLTYTKDKDVNIFWLRAYYILGDDKKNNSIFAKLLAAAEAGKKEFPFTTGKAKYDFIQVDELAKQIVAASTQDKYTGIINVCSGKPVSLGDRVEQFIKEKGLDISLQYGVFPERPYDSKIEYGDNTIISKIMENVGA, from the coding sequence ATGAAAGTAGCGGTAACAGGAGCGGGAGGATATATTGGTAGATTTGTTGTAAAAACGTTGGTAGATCAGGGACATGAGGTTGTTGCAATTGATTTTGTACATCAGGGAATTGATGAAAGAGCAAAGATTTGTGATGTGAATATTTTTTCAGGAGAGCCTGATGTATATGAGAAGATGGGCTGCCCTGACAGCGTAATTCATCTGGCGTGGAAGGATGGATTTGTACACAATTCTAATGCTCATATGGACAATCTTTCTTCTCATTATAAGTTCCTTCGTAATTTAGTTGATGCCGGATGCAAGAATATTAGCGTGATGGGTACGATGCATGAAATAGGATTTTACGAGGGAAAAATTGATGAAAATACTCCATGCAATCCATTGTCCCAGTATGGAATTGCAAAAAACGCATTGCGACAGGCACTTCTTACTTATACAAAAGATAAAGATGTAAATATATTTTGGCTTAGAGCATATTATATTCTTGGCGATGACAAAAAGAATAATTCTATATTTGCAAAGTTACTGGCTGCTGCTGAAGCCGGTAAAAAGGAATTCCCATTTACTACAGGAAAAGCAAAATATGATTTTATTCAGGTCGATGAACTTGCAAAACAGATAGTAGCTGCAAGTACACAGGATAAGTATACAGGAATTATAAATGTATGTTCCGGAAAGCCGGTATCACTTGGAGATCGGGTTGAACAGTTCATAAAGGAAAAAGGGTTAGATATATCCCTGCAGTACGGAGTCTTTCCTGAACGTCCATATGATTCAAAGATTGAATATGGAGATAATACTATTATAAGCAAAATAATGGAGAATGTTGGAGCATAA
- a CDS encoding glycosyltransferase family 2 protein translates to MKRKKLLGTKMEQINVLVSTYNGEKYIEEQLKSIDCQTYSNVHVYVRDDGSTDHTVELVNRYIRENELSDKYTVATGENIGFSKSFHLLMQMADSGEYWAFCDQDDVWYPNKLSNAVKWMQTQKNDIPLLYQSKIAIGNSDLSEIVPYKYENYNYNFQKAFTSNIFFGFAMVINRELYDRLIRADFDQIKYHDWFAAIIVSAFGKYVFSEEIEAVHRQHENNASPLYFLKKIPDGIRLLRGDNFYTRNAREFDRLFLSEMDDGQKEICTLFINEKYSLKTAVKKTFYPKRWNMSLSVEFILRALMLIGKI, encoded by the coding sequence ATGAAAAGAAAGAAACTATTGGGGACAAAAATGGAACAGATTAATGTCTTGGTATCGACATATAATGGAGAAAAATATATAGAGGAACAGTTAAAAAGTATAGATTGTCAGACATATTCGAATGTTCATGTTTACGTTCGTGATGATGGATCGACGGATCATACAGTTGAATTAGTGAATCGATATATTCGGGAAAATGAACTTAGTGATAAATATACAGTTGCAACAGGAGAGAATATCGGATTTTCGAAAAGCTTTCATTTATTAATGCAGATGGCAGATTCAGGGGAGTATTGGGCATTTTGTGATCAGGATGATGTCTGGTATCCGAATAAGTTGTCAAATGCAGTGAAATGGATGCAAACACAGAAAAACGATATTCCTTTGTTATATCAGAGCAAAATTGCAATTGGAAATAGTGATCTGTCAGAAATAGTTCCCTATAAATATGAAAACTATAATTATAATTTTCAGAAAGCTTTTACATCTAATATTTTTTTTGGATTTGCCATGGTGATTAACCGGGAATTATATGATCGACTTATACGTGCAGATTTTGATCAAATAAAATATCATGATTGGTTTGCGGCGATCATAGTATCCGCTTTTGGAAAATATGTATTTTCGGAAGAAATAGAAGCTGTTCACAGGCAGCATGAAAATAATGCGTCTCCATTATATTTTTTAAAAAAAATTCCCGATGGGATTCGGTTGCTTCGAGGAGATAATTTTTATACAAGAAACGCAAGAGAATTTGATCGACTTTTTTTGTCTGAAATGGATGATGGTCAAAAAGAAATATGCACATTATTTATTAATGAAAAATATAGCTTAAAAACCGCTGTAAAAAAGACTTTTTATCCGAAAAGGTGGAATATGAGTCTAAGTGTGGAGTTTATACTGAGAGCCTTAATGTTGATTGGAAAAATATAA
- a CDS encoding ABC transporter ATP-binding protein: protein MNQDVAIEVQHISKSFKISYDKSKTLKDKIIFAKKDKYEIHQVLDDVSFTIEKGEAVGLIGHNGCGKSTTLKLLTRIIYPDSGEISIDGRVSSLLELGAGFHPDMTGRENIYTNASIFGLTKKEIDERLDEIIEFSELEEFIDNPVRTYSSGMYMRLAFSVAINVNADILLIDEILAVGDSNFQLKCANKMQELKKEGITIVIVSHSMGQIEELCDRCIWLDKGKIVSDGTPQYVHKLYMEFMGQARAERSEKERQLMEEAKNLDLSITKVECKNNAGEPRVAFSIDDDINITLYYKIKSPRKVAVQFTVFRSDYMMCYERRTDAEKGTVLLEGEGKIQLKLRKVQLLLGHYMIDFSFYTEEGHLINSFERICQFDVYADVEERGMFRMEHQWKF, encoded by the coding sequence ATGAACCAGGATGTTGCAATTGAAGTACAGCATATATCTAAATCTTTTAAGATTAGTTATGATAAAAGTAAAACATTAAAGGATAAAATCATATTTGCAAAGAAAGATAAATATGAAATTCATCAGGTATTGGATGATGTGAGTTTTACAATAGAAAAGGGTGAAGCAGTAGGTCTTATAGGTCATAATGGATGTGGAAAGAGCACGACTTTGAAATTATTGACCCGTATTATTTATCCTGATTCAGGAGAAATTAGTATTGATGGAAGAGTATCCAGTTTATTAGAGCTGGGAGCAGGATTTCATCCGGATATGACCGGAAGAGAAAATATATATACAAATGCTTCTATTTTTGGATTAACAAAAAAAGAGATTGATGAACGATTAGATGAGATCATAGAGTTTTCAGAATTGGAAGAATTTATTGATAATCCTGTCCGGACATATTCTTCCGGAATGTATATGCGGCTTGCATTTTCGGTTGCAATTAATGTAAATGCAGATATTTTGTTAATAGATGAAATACTTGCGGTTGGAGATTCTAATTTTCAGTTGAAATGTGCGAATAAAATGCAGGAACTGAAAAAAGAAGGGATTACGATAGTAATTGTTTCGCATTCCATGGGACAGATTGAGGAATTATGTGACAGATGTATATGGCTGGATAAAGGAAAGATTGTTTCAGATGGAACCCCACAGTATGTTCATAAATTATATATGGAATTTATGGGGCAGGCCAGAGCAGAACGATCTGAAAAAGAACGCCAGTTGATGGAAGAAGCTAAAAATCTGGATTTATCGATAACAAAGGTGGAATGTAAGAATAATGCCGGGGAGCCGAGAGTTGCATTTAGTATTGATGATGATATAAATATAACATTATATTATAAAATAAAATCCCCACGGAAGGTGGCTGTTCAATTTACTGTTTTCAGATCAGATTATATGATGTGTTATGAGAGAAGAACAGATGCTGAAAAGGGAACAGTACTTCTTGAAGGAGAAGGGAAAATACAGTTAAAGTTAAGAAAAGTACAGCTTTTATTAGGACATTATATGATTGATTTTTCATTCTATACGGAAGAGGGACATCTTATTAATTCATTTGAACGTATTTGTCAGTTTGACGTATATGCTGATGTAGAAGAACGGGGAATGTTCCGGATGGAACACCAGTGGAAGTTTTAG
- a CDS encoding DUF2304 domain-containing protein, which translates to MLRVLLIAMSVISSFYVIWRIRNSKMQIEYALFWIIMAVLMIIMSVFPQIVYWITGKMGMMSPANVVYLFIIAILLIKTFMMTIELSSLENKFKDLTQQIAINEKQAADEKKETIGDKNGTD; encoded by the coding sequence ATGTTAAGAGTATTACTGATTGCAATGTCGGTGATCAGTTCGTTTTATGTAATATGGAGAATTCGTAATTCCAAGATGCAGATTGAATATGCATTGTTTTGGATCATTATGGCAGTTCTGATGATCATTATGTCTGTATTTCCACAGATTGTATACTGGATCACCGGAAAGATGGGCATGATGTCGCCGGCAAATGTGGTGTACCTCTTTATTATAGCAATACTGTTGATCAAAACATTTATGATGACGATAGAACTATCCAGTCTGGAGAATAAATTCAAGGATCTGACGCAGCAGATCGCAATTAATGAGAAGCAGGCAGCGGATGAAAAGAAAGAAACTATTGGGGACAAAAATGGAACAGATTAA
- a CDS encoding glycosyltransferase — MNKIAVLLSSYNGYEYIEEQIDSICKQKNVDFTLYIRDDGSEKEFVELLCGLQKKYDFKLLKEKNIGFLKSFMELLAAVDDADLYAFSDQDDIWSESKLEIAEQWFQKQNSYDSIPLLYHSAYDLVERGKKVGHFYFPDAGYDFRRSITENHFSGFSMVINRKMREMMLQGDRDQIGYHDWWAAMIAQAFGKSFSDVKTEAEHRVHGDNVTTFNIKTRLKWLKKNLCETSEIKKRSCEFERCFKNMMSDKDIRTLAMFTQEKYSLRQSLKKAFYPKRWRPAISSEITIRLLMLLGRV, encoded by the coding sequence ATGAACAAAATAGCCGTTTTATTATCGTCATATAATGGATATGAATATATAGAAGAACAGATTGACAGTATCTGCAAACAGAAAAATGTGGATTTTACACTTTATATCAGAGATGATGGCTCAGAGAAAGAATTTGTAGAGTTACTTTGTGGACTTCAAAAAAAGTATGATTTTAAATTATTAAAGGAGAAAAATATTGGATTTTTAAAAAGCTTTATGGAGTTGCTTGCTGCTGTTGATGATGCGGATCTATATGCTTTTTCAGATCAGGATGATATTTGGTCAGAATCAAAACTGGAAATAGCAGAACAGTGGTTTCAAAAGCAGAATTCATATGATTCGATCCCACTTTTGTATCATAGTGCATATGATCTTGTAGAAAGGGGAAAAAAGGTAGGGCATTTTTATTTTCCTGATGCAGGATATGATTTTCGAAGAAGTATTACTGAAAACCATTTTTCCGGTTTCTCAATGGTTATTAACCGAAAAATGCGTGAAATGATGCTGCAGGGTGATCGTGACCAGATCGGATATCATGACTGGTGGGCAGCAATGATTGCACAGGCATTTGGAAAGTCATTTTCTGATGTTAAGACAGAAGCAGAGCACCGGGTGCACGGCGATAATGTGACAACATTTAATATAAAGACAAGATTAAAATGGTTGAAAAAGAATTTATGCGAAACTTCAGAGATAAAGAAACGGTCATGTGAATTTGAACGTTGCTTTAAAAATATGATGTCAGATAAAGATATACGGACATTGGCAATGTTCACACAGGAAAAGTATTCACTCAGGCAGTCATTAAAAAAGGCATTTTATCCTAAACGCTGGAGACCGGCAATATCCTCAGAGATCACAATTCGCCTTTTGATGTTGTTAGGCAGGGTGTGA
- a CDS encoding rhamnan synthesis F family protein yields the protein MKINNEQVKRLGIYFFYEKEGIVDSYVKYFFKDYVKQVTDMIVVCNGQLNEEGHKFFEQYTKSVIVRENKGLDVWAYKTAMESLGWEKLVQYDEICFVNCTIMGPVYTLKETFEAMSKENLDFWGMTKHYKNEYDPFHNNRYGYLPEHIQSHFMVFRQSLVKSEDFQSFWDEMPMIKGYEDSIGNFESIFTKHFADLGYKWDVYVKTDDISNKTDYPLMNYAKELIRDKRCPIFKRRMFFQPYEYEIFNTLGQPGKELYDYLKSTGLYDVNLIWDNILRTCHQADFVKNLHLNYILSSSSYDQNKMDEILKKRKLALVMHLYFPDLVEDSFQWASNVPKETDVYITTDTVEKKEAILKVFKNLPCNHLEVRVIVNRGRDVSSILVGVKDVIQNYDYACFVHDKKTAQAKPGSVGDSFGYKCWNNTLYNKEFVCNVLQTFEDNERLGILSPPEPNHGPFYQTLGNEWGCNFEKSREVADKLGITIPMSEDKEALAPYGTFFWFRPTALKVLFDHDWQYEEFPEEPNNFDGTILHAIERLYPICVQQAGYYPGLLMSDQYAAIEVTNLRYYVRELNRVMIDKGYMEYGLFNMVLQRLKQGAKQVIALDGPSCMKFDSKMRKILPKWLYKFLIKIKRAIFGPHGLKDPD from the coding sequence ATGAAGATAAACAATGAGCAGGTAAAAAGATTAGGAATATATTTTTTCTATGAAAAAGAAGGAATAGTAGATTCTTATGTAAAATATTTTTTTAAGGACTATGTGAAACAGGTCACAGATATGATCGTTGTCTGTAATGGACAGCTCAATGAAGAAGGGCATAAGTTTTTTGAACAGTATACGAAATCTGTTATTGTCCGTGAGAATAAGGGCCTGGATGTTTGGGCATATAAGACAGCGATGGAATCGTTAGGATGGGAAAAATTAGTTCAGTATGATGAGATCTGTTTTGTCAATTGTACGATCATGGGTCCGGTTTATACATTGAAAGAGACTTTTGAAGCTATGTCAAAAGAGAATTTGGATTTCTGGGGAATGACCAAACATTATAAGAATGAATATGATCCATTTCATAATAATCGATATGGATATTTACCGGAGCATATCCAGTCTCATTTTATGGTATTCAGACAGTCTCTTGTAAAATCTGAAGATTTTCAGAGCTTCTGGGATGAAATGCCAATGATTAAAGGATACGAGGATTCAATTGGTAATTTCGAATCCATTTTCACAAAGCATTTTGCAGATCTTGGTTATAAATGGGATGTTTATGTTAAAACAGATGACATTTCAAATAAAACAGATTATCCATTAATGAATTATGCGAAGGAATTAATTCGTGATAAAAGATGTCCTATTTTTAAACGGAGAATGTTTTTTCAGCCATATGAGTACGAAATTTTCAACACTCTGGGACAACCCGGAAAAGAATTATATGATTATTTGAAATCAACAGGTTTATATGATGTAAATCTGATATGGGATAATATTTTAAGAACCTGTCATCAGGCAGATTTTGTAAAAAATCTTCATTTAAACTATATTCTTTCTTCATCTTCTTATGATCAGAATAAAATGGATGAGATTTTAAAGAAGAGAAAGCTTGCATTAGTCATGCACTTATATTTCCCGGACCTTGTGGAAGACTCTTTCCAGTGGGCGTCCAATGTTCCAAAGGAAACAGATGTATATATTACAACGGACACGGTGGAAAAGAAAGAAGCAATACTGAAAGTATTTAAAAATCTTCCATGTAATCATTTGGAGGTCCGTGTAATTGTAAACAGAGGAAGAGATGTCAGTAGTATATTGGTCGGCGTGAAAGACGTTATTCAGAATTATGATTATGCGTGTTTTGTACATGATAAGAAGACTGCTCAGGCGAAACCAGGCTCTGTAGGTGATTCTTTTGGCTACAAATGTTGGAATAATACATTATATAATAAAGAGTTTGTATGCAATGTATTGCAGACTTTTGAGGATAATGAGCGTTTGGGAATTTTATCTCCACCAGAACCAAATCATGGTCCGTTTTATCAGACATTAGGAAATGAATGGGGATGCAATTTTGAAAAGTCAAGAGAAGTAGCTGATAAGCTTGGCATTACAATCCCAATGTCAGAGGATAAGGAAGCACTTGCACCTTATGGTACTTTTTTCTGGTTCAGACCAACGGCATTAAAGGTTTTATTTGATCATGACTGGCAGTATGAAGAGTTTCCGGAGGAACCTAATAATTTTGATGGAACCATATTACATGCGATTGAACGGCTATATCCAATCTGTGTTCAACAGGCAGGATATTATCCTGGATTGTTAATGTCTGATCAGTATGCAGCCATAGAGGTAACAAACCTGAGATATTATGTCCGGGAATTAAATCGTGTTATGATTGACAAGGGATATATGGAATACGGATTGTTTAACATGGTTCTTCAGCGTTTGAAGCAGGGAGCAAAACAGGTTATTGCATTGGATGGACCAAGTTGCATGAAATTTGATTCGAAAATGCGAAAGATATTACCAAAATGGTTATATAAATTTTTAATTAAGATAAAACGAGCAATTTTTGGACCTCACGGATTAAAGGATCCGGATTAA
- a CDS encoding acyltransferase yields the protein MGKERLFYLDFVRALAAISIVITHYNAIFLYANPQINNCYVIHAFIFNIYIGGFGVSLFLIISGAALMYVYGQACNLKKFYLKRFKTLYPMFWIAYIIAFLVIYVWKGAWKYTTIPKGKLLLSVIGMDGYLADVMPTFYLVGEWFLGFIVIFYFVFPLLRWMINKCPVVLAVISLAVYVILLKWYPIQFASSKNLLVRLPELLFGMYFIKYIKKVKLPVAIVGLGVLLFNQFFKPDLPTDLQTTYVGIAAFLVLVYISQWVRSQRIQEICQWVSKYSYAIFLVHHIVIYYVMMTFNLYAITHVESYLIFLGFCVVIAILSKILFDVDHYINKGVGKLISRKQKQ from the coding sequence ATGGGAAAAGAGAGATTATTTTATTTGGATTTTGTGAGGGCTCTGGCAGCTATCTCAATTGTAATTACACATTATAATGCTATATTTTTATATGCCAATCCGCAGATAAATAATTGTTATGTGATACATGCGTTTATTTTCAATATATATATTGGTGGATTTGGAGTATCGTTATTTTTAATTATTTCAGGTGCAGCATTAATGTATGTTTATGGTCAGGCATGTAATCTGAAAAAATTTTATTTGAAACGATTTAAAACATTGTACCCAATGTTTTGGATTGCATATATTATTGCATTCCTTGTTATATATGTATGGAAAGGGGCATGGAAATATACAACTATTCCAAAGGGAAAATTACTTCTTTCTGTAATCGGAATGGATGGTTATCTTGCAGATGTTATGCCAACATTTTATCTGGTTGGAGAATGGTTTTTGGGATTTATAGTCATATTTTATTTTGTTTTCCCATTACTCAGGTGGATGATCAATAAATGTCCGGTGGTTTTGGCCGTAATTTCGTTAGCAGTATATGTTATATTACTAAAATGGTATCCGATTCAATTTGCATCTTCTAAAAACCTGCTTGTGCGATTACCGGAGTTATTATTTGGGATGTATTTTATAAAATATATAAAGAAAGTAAAATTGCCTGTGGCGATTGTCGGCTTAGGAGTATTATTATTTAATCAGTTTTTTAAACCGGATCTGCCAACTGATTTGCAGACTACATATGTAGGAATCGCTGCATTTCTTGTATTAGTGTATATTTCACAATGGGTAAGAAGCCAGAGAATACAGGAGATATGTCAGTGGGTTAGCAAATATTCATATGCGATTTTCTTAGTACATCATATTGTAATTTATTATGTTATGATGACATTTAATTTATATGCAATTACACATGTTGAAAGTTATTTGATTTTCCTTGGATTCTGTGTCGTAATTGCAATTTTATCCAAGATACTGTTTGATGTAGATCATTACATCAATAAAGGCGTTGGTAAGTTAATTAGCAGAAAACAAAAACAATAG
- a CDS encoding SDR family NAD(P)-dependent oxidoreductase, translating to MKKILITGGAGFIGSHLANELIKRGYTVRVLDNLSEQVHGKNAKIPAELDERVEFILGDVRNTEDWRKALSGMDVVVHLAAETGTGQSMYEVYHYTDTNIGGTAKLIDILTNEKHSIKKVLVASSRAIYGEGAYNCLKHGIVYPEFRTEEDLEAKDFGMKCPICGESVSVVATKEDALLHPVSVYGITKQVQEELVLTLCKNLGIPALAYRFQNVYGPGQSLSNPYTGILSIFSTRIRQGKDINIFEDGQESRDFVYIDDIVAALIAGIESDRYMHESFNVGTGKMVTVETVVNELMRCYKKTVPVHISGMFRVGDIRNNYADMTKTEKLLGFRTKVDFSEGIEKFADWVCGQDMNLDGYERSLNELKERGLLK from the coding sequence ATGAAAAAGATATTGATAACAGGTGGTGCGGGATTTATTGGCTCACACCTTGCAAATGAGTTGATAAAGAGAGGATATACAGTCAGAGTTCTTGATAACTTATCAGAACAGGTACATGGAAAAAATGCGAAGATACCAGCTGAATTAGATGAAAGAGTTGAATTCATCCTCGGGGATGTAAGAAATACAGAGGATTGGAGAAAAGCATTATCAGGAATGGATGTTGTTGTTCATCTGGCAGCTGAAACGGGTACTGGGCAGTCTATGTATGAAGTATATCATTATACTGATACGAATATAGGTGGAACTGCCAAGTTAATTGATATATTAACAAATGAAAAGCATTCAATTAAAAAAGTGTTGGTTGCATCTTCCAGAGCCATTTATGGAGAGGGAGCTTATAATTGCCTAAAACATGGAATTGTATATCCGGAATTTAGAACAGAGGAAGATCTGGAAGCAAAAGATTTTGGAATGAAGTGCCCGATATGTGGAGAAAGCGTTTCTGTTGTGGCTACAAAAGAAGATGCTCTTTTACATCCTGTAAGTGTATATGGTATTACAAAGCAGGTTCAGGAAGAATTGGTTCTTACATTGTGTAAAAATCTGGGTATACCGGCGTTGGCATATCGTTTTCAGAATGTATATGGTCCGGGACAATCTTTATCAAATCCATATACGGGTATTTTATCTATCTTTTCAACAAGAATTCGACAGGGAAAGGATATCAATATTTTTGAAGATGGTCAGGAATCACGGGATTTTGTCTATATTGATGATATAGTTGCAGCCCTTATCGCGGGAATTGAATCGGATCGCTACATGCACGAAAGTTTCAATGTAGGAACAGGCAAGATGGTAACAGTTGAAACGGTTGTAAATGAATTAATGCGGTGTTATAAAAAGACCGTTCCGGTACATATATCAGGCATGTTTCGTGTCGGCGATATCCGTAATAATTATGCAGATATGACAAAAACAGAAAAACTTTTAGGGTTTAGAACTAAAGTTGATTTTTCTGAAGGAATTGAGAAATTTGCTGATTGGGTATGCGGACAGGATATGAATCTGGATGGATATGAGCGGTCTCTTAATGAATTAAAGGAAAGAGGATTACTAAAATAG
- a CDS encoding LuxR C-terminal-related transcriptional regulator produces the protein MKQMNNEIIYPRSEEEVLLILATAKKEGHLLEIIFDEFVKKPFSMPVLWGCRAYFYGLKKEELSAHPVLFTHLALLSAMDGDLSQAKSYVQFMGKTPRLVKMDTYDMMDICRIKTELVMPYISDAMFFRIVSFLIEEELVPVMGLTLSACRPSILNGFRDFTRYGKYLKKSKDGITEAACRLYGGSVGQKVYEIMLAEWYYQNNNCFEALILVTGTIPLIEQEKDMRCLFVALALQMKILLVNGQTKAARPLVEKIRKRIQITGWDELTSSLNAIECLGACYDGRLQDVERWLDDIAPDENKGIFMMDMYAWMVKVRCYIQTGKYMAAYVLTHQLIALLIPGRRYMDLCECYMLSAIIYYKMKNMEGMCEELSKAIVLAKRCGYIRLLADTGNCMVQMLTIYQKEYEEDSFISEIKELAYSVGTYFPDYLKSPYEYYEPLTQMEEKVFRLMAQGLSNDDIARQLGKKTGTVKFHSCNIFRKLQVPTRQEAVERGREIGLL, from the coding sequence ATGAAACAAATGAATAACGAGATAATTTATCCACGATCGGAAGAAGAAGTGTTGCTGATTTTAGCGACAGCAAAAAAAGAAGGCCATCTGCTAGAGATTATTTTTGATGAGTTTGTGAAGAAACCATTTTCCATGCCGGTACTTTGGGGGTGCCGGGCATATTTCTACGGGCTGAAAAAAGAAGAGCTGTCAGCACATCCGGTTCTGTTTACTCATCTTGCATTGCTATCTGCTATGGATGGGGACTTGAGTCAGGCAAAATCATATGTACAGTTTATGGGGAAGACACCGCGGCTGGTGAAAATGGATACATATGATATGATGGACATTTGTCGTATCAAAACAGAACTTGTCATGCCATATATAAGTGATGCAATGTTTTTTCGGATCGTAAGTTTTCTAATTGAAGAAGAACTGGTGCCCGTGATGGGTCTTACGCTTTCAGCATGCAGACCAAGTATACTGAATGGTTTTCGCGACTTTACAAGATATGGCAAATATCTGAAAAAAAGTAAGGACGGGATAACAGAAGCCGCATGCCGATTATATGGTGGAAGTGTTGGACAGAAAGTGTATGAGATCATGCTGGCAGAGTGGTATTATCAGAACAATAATTGTTTTGAGGCACTGATTCTTGTGACCGGAACGATTCCGTTGATCGAGCAGGAGAAGGATATGCGTTGTCTGTTTGTGGCACTTGCACTTCAGATGAAGATCCTTTTGGTAAATGGACAGACAAAAGCTGCACGTCCTTTGGTGGAAAAGATTCGGAAACGGATACAGATTACGGGATGGGATGAATTAACTTCAAGTCTGAATGCGATCGAATGTCTTGGTGCCTGTTATGATGGGCGACTACAGGATGTAGAGCGTTGGTTAGATGATATAGCACCGGATGAGAATAAGGGCATCTTCATGATGGATATGTATGCATGGATGGTTAAGGTGCGATGTTATATACAGACAGGCAAATATATGGCTGCCTATGTATTGACACACCAGCTTATTGCATTGTTGATTCCGGGCAGACGTTATATGGATTTGTGTGAATGCTATATGTTGTCAGCTATCATATATTATAAGATGAAGAATATGGAAGGCATGTGTGAGGAGCTTTCCAAGGCCATTGTGCTTGCAAAAAGGTGCGGTTATATCAGACTGCTTGCGGACACGGGCAATTGTATGGTACAAATGCTGACAATTTATCAGAAAGAATATGAAGAAGATTCCTTCATAAGTGAGATTAAGGAACTTGCATATTCGGTCGGTACTTATTTCCCTGATTATTTAAAATCTCCATATGAATATTATGAACCTCTGACTCAGATGGAAGAAAAAGTCTTTCGTTTGATGGCACAGGGCTTAAGTAATGATGATATTGCACGACAACTGGGCAAAAAGACGGGAACTGTGAAGTTCCATAGCTGTAATATCTTTCGTAAGCTGCAGGTTCCGACGCGTCAGGAGGCAGTCGAACGCGGTCGGGAGATTGGTCTGTTATAA
- a CDS encoding ABC transporter permease — protein sequence MFKEIYDYRTMIVSLTKRDLIGRYKRSVLGFLWSFIDPLIQLAVYTFLFKIILPTNIPFFHICLFVALVPWLMISSCLTGGCMCVAGQQDMIKKIYFPREVLPIAFVSAQFINMLLSFIIVFVVLGASGYGFCGKALLLFPVVVIIEYILALGMTLFFSAVTVYFRDMQQILGALSLILMYASPIIYTLELVPEKYRPFYMINPITRVIVAYRDIFYYKQVPEFSNIILGLLESIIVLIIGLVVFRKLNKHFAEEL from the coding sequence ATGTTTAAAGAGATATATGATTATCGGACCATGATCGTAAGTTTGACAAAGCGGGATCTGATCGGAAGATATAAAAGGTCGGTTCTTGGTTTTTTATGGTCGTTTATCGATCCGCTGATTCAGCTGGCGGTATATACATTTTTATTTAAAATAATCTTACCGACAAATATTCCATTTTTCCATATTTGTTTATTTGTTGCATTGGTACCTTGGCTGATGATCTCATCCTGTTTAACAGGGGGATGTATGTGTGTTGCCGGTCAGCAGGATATGATAAAGAAAATATATTTTCCAAGAGAAGTGTTGCCGATAGCATTTGTTTCGGCACAGTTTATTAATATGCTACTATCATTCATTATTGTATTTGTTGTTCTTGGAGCGTCAGGATATGGTTTTTGTGGAAAAGCGTTATTGTTATTCCCTGTAGTTGTGATCATAGAATATATACTTGCATTGGGAATGACCTTGTTTTTTAGTGCCGTCACCGTATATTTTCGAGATATGCAGCAGATACTGGGAGCATTATCGCTGATTTTAATGTATGCATCTCCAATTATATATACGCTTGAACTGGTTCCTGAAAAATACAGACCATTTTATATGATAAATCCGATTACAAGAGTGATCGTTGCATACAGAGATATTTTTTATTATAAACAGGTTCCGGAATTTTCAAATATTATATTGGGATTGCTGGAAAGTATAATTGTTTTGATAATTGGACTCGTTGTGTTTAGGAAATTAAATAAGCACTTTGCGGAGGAACTGTAG